Part of the Bacillus cereus group sp. RP43 genome is shown below.
TCTAGAGAAATATAAATTGATAAATGTAAATTTTCTAAAAAATATGCATTATTTCATTTTTTTCTCTCTTGACTTCAATCCCTATTACTTCTTTGCTACGAAAGGGGGAAAATTGGTATACTATAATCAAATTACGGAGGTGTTTTCGCAATGAATCATTATAAAGACGATAGTTACGCCTTACATACAGATTTATATCAAATCAACATGGCTTATACATATTGGAAAGATGGTATTCATACTCGCCGTTCTGTTTTTGATCTATACTTTCGAAAGCTTCCATTCGAAAACGGCTATGCTGTTTTTGCTGGGCTTGAAAAAATTGTAGAGTACATAGAAAATTTCAGCTTTACCGAAAGTGATATCGCTTATTTAGCAGAGCTGCAATTTGAAGAAGATTTCCTTCATTATTTACAAAATATGAAATTTACTGGCACGATTCGTAGTATGCAAGAAGGTGAAGTTGTTTTTAATAATGAGCCTTTATTACGTGTCGATGCACCGCTTGGCGAGGCACAAATAATTGAAACCGCCCTCTTAAATATTGTAAATTACCAAACATTAATTGCTACAAAAGCTGCACGTATGAAGCATGCTGCAAATAATGATGAACTTTTAGAGTTCGGTACAAGACGTGCTCATGAGTTTGATGCTGCCCTTTGGGGCACTCGCGCTGCCTTTATTGGTGGGTTTTCATCTACAAGTAACGTTCGCGCAGGGAAACGTTTTGGCATCCCTGTAGCTGGCACACATGCCCACTCTTTCGTTCAAGCATATCGTGATGAATATGTTGCGTTTAAAAAATATGCTGAAACACATAAAAAATGTGTATTTCTCGTCGATACATACGACACATTAAAATCTGGTGTTCCAAATGCGATTCGTGTTGCAAAAGAGTTCGGGGATCGTATCGATTTTTATGGCATTCGCCTGGATAGTGGTGATATGGCATATTTATCAAAGGAAGCAAGAAAACAACTTGATGAAGCTGGATTTACAAACACAAAAATTATCGCTTCTAGCGATTTAGATGAATATACGATTATGCACTTGAAAT
Proteins encoded:
- a CDS encoding nicotinate phosphoribosyltransferase, which gives rise to MNHYKDDSYALHTDLYQINMAYTYWKDGIHTRRSVFDLYFRKLPFENGYAVFAGLEKIVEYIENFSFTESDIAYLAELQFEEDFLHYLQNMKFTGTIRSMQEGEVVFNNEPLLRVDAPLGEAQIIETALLNIVNYQTLIATKAARMKHAANNDELLEFGTRRAHEFDAALWGTRAAFIGGFSSTSNVRAGKRFGIPVAGTHAHSFVQAYRDEYVAFKKYAETHKKCVFLVDTYDTLKSGVPNAIRVAKEFGDRIDFYGIRLDSGDMAYLSKEARKQLDEAGFTNTKIIASSDLDEYTIMHLKSQGAKIDVWGVGTKLITSFEQPALGAVYKLVAIEDTDGKLNDTIKISSNPEKITTPGLKRIYRIINRVNDHAEGDFIALESEEPGKEERLKMFHPVHTYISKFVTNFEARELHQDIFVNGKRTYELPNILDIQKYNEHSLSLFWEEYMRTLNPEEYPVDLSQECWDHKMNYIQTVREKVAKNIQK